A stretch of the Deltaproteobacteria bacterium genome encodes the following:
- a CDS encoding Hsp20/alpha crystallin family protein, with amino-acid sequence MTGADGQELTVRDKARPSRTMEQTRAGAVFTPEVDIFETDREITLLADIPGVRPEDLNIDLRDDVLTIAGETAAYRTPGEVDIITEYESGKFYRQFTLSEMIDQAKIDAKLNNGVLRLTLPKVEKATPRRIKVKTA; translated from the coding sequence ATGACTGGTGCGGACGGACAGGAATTGACGGTCAGGGATAAGGCACGGCCCAGCCGGACGATGGAGCAGACCAGGGCCGGCGCCGTGTTCACGCCGGAAGTGGATATTTTCGAGACCGACAGGGAAATTACACTGCTGGCTGACATTCCCGGCGTGCGGCCGGAGGATCTGAATATCGATCTTCGTGACGATGTGCTGACCATTGCCGGCGAAACGGCGGCTTACAGAACGCCGGGAGAGGTCGATATAATCACCGAGTACGAATCGGGGAAGTTCTATCGCCAGTTCACGCTGTCAGAGATGATCGATCAGGCGAAAATAGACGCAAAGCTCAATAACGGTGTCCTCAGGCTGACACTTCCCAAGGTCGAAAAAGCGACACCGCGAAGGATCAAGGTGAAAACAGCTTGA
- a CDS encoding Hsp20/alpha crystallin family protein has product MVYRRLFGVPAWRIRSPFAELERLRNNMDRLIDGFSKGAFKASSAGVFPSINLAEDKENYYLYAELPGVTSDGLDIEATANSLSISGERHIAVEEGGVKYHRKEREAGRFSRIVQMPGDIDPETVDASLVNGILTVVVPKAEAEKPKKIIIQGES; this is encoded by the coding sequence ATGGTTTACAGAAGACTGTTTGGTGTTCCCGCATGGCGGATCAGGTCTCCATTCGCGGAGTTGGAGCGCCTGCGGAATAATATGGACCGTCTGATTGACGGATTTTCGAAAGGTGCGTTCAAGGCATCTTCTGCCGGCGTCTTCCCGTCGATCAATCTGGCCGAGGACAAGGAGAACTATTACCTTTATGCCGAGCTTCCCGGCGTCACATCCGATGGGTTGGATATCGAAGCGACGGCAAACAGCCTTTCCATTTCGGGCGAGCGCCACATAGCCGTGGAGGAAGGTGGGGTCAAATACCACAGAAAGGAGCGGGAGGCCGGACGTTTTTCACGAATCGTGCAGATGCCTGGAGATATCGATCCGGAGACGGTGGACGCCAGCCTGGTCAACGGCATTCTAACTGTGGTCGTACCCAAGGCGGAAGCCGAAAAGCCTAAAAAAATCATTATACAGGGGGAATCATGA
- a CDS encoding DsrE/DsrF/DrsH-like family protein has protein sequence MTEEKEKAAFICVKDTIDGAYPSLVLAINAARQGMNSKIFYSFMGLNLVLRGGFDRAKFFPPGVMGAIPGMTKVATGMMKKKIEKANIPSLEDLQEVAQIEGVELIACKMTVDMMEIDESKLIDGVVVWTAEEFLRYAKECKLCLFT, from the coding sequence ATGACTGAAGAAAAAGAAAAAGCAGCGTTTATCTGTGTCAAGGATACCATTGACGGTGCATACCCTTCCCTGGTCCTGGCCATCAACGCGGCCAGGCAAGGTATGAACAGCAAAATTTTTTATTCATTCATGGGGCTGAACCTGGTGTTGCGAGGCGGTTTTGACAGGGCCAAATTTTTTCCGCCGGGAGTCATGGGGGCCATTCCCGGGATGACGAAGGTGGCCACGGGCATGATGAAAAAAAAGATCGAAAAGGCCAACATCCCTTCGCTTGAGGATCTTCAAGAAGTTGCCCAGATCGAAGGGGTCGAACTGATCGCCTGTAAGATGACCGTCGACATGATGGAGATCGACGAATCGAAATTGATCGACGGGGTGGTGGTTTGGACGGCCGAGGAATTTCTCAGGTACGCCAAAGAATGCAAACTTTGCCTTTTCACGTAA
- a CDS encoding phosphatidylglycerol lysyltransferase domain-containing protein — MALAFEPVSLERQGEYLQLLRATPVIASDYSYVNLWGWAAHFGLEWSFDRDLVWIRQTRPTLQYWAPVGDWKSDRLYRMVAEVLPAGISMVRAPEFFVNRLKQEMADAVQADESRGHWDYLYSLQDLVALKGNRFHKKKNLLNQFKKNYGYQYRDLDEKLAGMALDMQENWCTWRDCEAEEALDAENAAIARVLQNWGSFENLAGGALMVDGGMVAYTIGEKLAAATLLIHFEKGSPGYKGIYQAINQMFAERMQTGFQRVNREQDLDNEGLRKAKMSYNPVDFVKKYTLHFQLP, encoded by the coding sequence ATGGCGCTAGCATTCGAGCCGGTCAGCCTTGAACGCCAGGGTGAATACCTCCAATTGTTGCGTGCAACCCCGGTCATAGCGTCCGATTACAGCTACGTGAACCTGTGGGGCTGGGCGGCCCATTTCGGTTTGGAATGGTCTTTTGACCGGGATCTGGTCTGGATCCGGCAGACCCGGCCGACCCTGCAATACTGGGCGCCGGTCGGCGACTGGAAATCGGACCGGCTTTACCGGATGGTCGCAGAGGTCTTGCCGGCGGGTATTTCCATGGTGCGCGCCCCTGAATTTTTCGTGAACAGGCTGAAGCAGGAAATGGCGGACGCCGTGCAAGCGGACGAATCGCGGGGTCATTGGGATTATCTGTACTCATTGCAGGATCTCGTGGCCCTCAAAGGCAATCGGTTTCATAAAAAGAAAAACCTTCTCAACCAGTTCAAGAAAAATTACGGGTATCAATACCGGGACCTCGATGAAAAGCTGGCCGGGATGGCCCTGGATATGCAGGAGAATTGGTGTACATGGCGCGACTGCGAGGCAGAGGAGGCGCTGGACGCCGAGAATGCGGCCATTGCAAGGGTTCTACAAAACTGGGGCTCCTTCGAAAACCTGGCAGGCGGTGCCCTCATGGTGGACGGCGGCATGGTGGCGTATACCATCGGGGAAAAGCTGGCCGCGGCAACCCTGCTGATCCATTTTGAAAAGGGAAGTCCGGGGTACAAGGGCATTTACCAGGCGATCAACCAGATGTTTGCAGAAAGGATGCAGACAGGTTTTCAACGCGTGAACAGGGAACAGGATCTGGACAACGAAGGGCTGCGCAAAGCCAAAATGTCTTACAATCCGGTCGATTTTGTAAAAAAGTACACGCTTCATTTCCAGCTTCCATAG
- a CDS encoding ferritin family protein produces the protein MNLSEYKDVIKFAMANEVEAEKFYTNAAAKLRPPHLKQMFTLFAEEERRHREILKGIYVSNRIDQYFDEKADYKVAETVDEPELSIDMKPADAIALAMKKEEAAMLQYTELAEECPDPDKKEVFLDLAAMERGHKRKMEDAFVDIGYPEVW, from the coding sequence ATGAATTTAAGTGAATACAAAGATGTGATCAAATTTGCAATGGCAAATGAGGTGGAAGCCGAAAAATTCTATACCAACGCAGCCGCCAAACTGCGTCCCCCTCACCTGAAACAGATGTTTACACTATTTGCAGAAGAGGAGCGGCGGCATCGTGAGATTTTGAAGGGAATTTACGTCAGCAATCGGATCGACCAGTATTTTGACGAAAAGGCCGATTACAAAGTCGCGGAAACCGTTGACGAACCCGAGCTTTCCATCGATATGAAACCGGCCGATGCGATTGCCCTGGCCATGAAAAAAGAAGAGGCGGCCATGCTTCAGTACACGGAGCTGGCAGAAGAGTGCCCGGATCCCGACAAGAAAGAGGTTTTCCTGGATCTTGCGGCTATGGAGAGAGGGCACAAGCGGAAAATGGAGGACGCCTTTGTCGACATCGGTTACCCGGAGGTCTGGTAG
- a CDS encoding sulfurtransferase: MRWKQFFTPVKSIDTQKARQLIEQSPDEEMTILDVRQPNEYEAGHLPGAKLIPLPDLGDRLSEIDSNKPTLIYUASGGRSRVAAQMMAGKGFDTLYNMSGGIKAWTSNTAFGPEDMGLELFSGTESVAEVIVVAYSLEDGLRDFYLTMDDKTGNPDVKALFQKLAAIEVKHKERLFKAYLEATGETQSVQEFESGIVASTVEGGLTTKEYVDRFQPDFESEIDIISLAMSIEAQALDLYERAADNTGDENSKAVLKQIAGEELAHLSRLGELMDEVVR; the protein is encoded by the coding sequence ATGCGCTGGAAACAATTTTTTACACCGGTAAAATCGATCGACACCCAAAAGGCCCGGCAATTAATCGAGCAGTCCCCCGATGAAGAAATGACCATTCTTGACGTTCGGCAGCCCAATGAATACGAAGCCGGGCATCTTCCGGGGGCCAAACTCATCCCCCTGCCTGACCTGGGTGACCGGCTGTCCGAAATCGATTCGAACAAACCGACCCTGATCTACTGAGCCTCGGGCGGCCGCAGCCGGGTGGCTGCGCAAATGATGGCCGGAAAGGGTTTCGACACCCTGTACAACATGTCGGGAGGCATCAAGGCCTGGACCAGCAACACCGCCTTTGGCCCCGAAGATATGGGTCTCGAACTCTTTTCCGGCACCGAATCCGTAGCAGAAGTGATTGTGGTGGCCTATTCTCTTGAAGACGGATTGCGGGATTTCTATCTCACCATGGACGATAAAACCGGCAATCCCGATGTCAAGGCGTTGTTCCAGAAATTGGCCGCTATCGAAGTTAAACACAAAGAACGCTTGTTCAAAGCTTATCTCGAAGCCACCGGCGAGACACAATCCGTCCAGGAATTTGAAAGCGGCATCGTAGCCTCGACCGTCGAAGGCGGCCTTACCACGAAAGAATACGTGGATCGTTTTCAGCCTGATTTCGAATCGGAGATCGACATCATCTCCCTGGCCATGTCCATCGAAGCCCAGGCTCTGGACCTATACGAGCGTGCCGCCGACAACACTGGAGATGAAAACAGCAAGGCCGTTCTAAAACAAATCGCCGGCGAGGAACTCGCCCACCTGTCCAGGCTTGGCGAACTGATGGACGAGGTCGTCAGATAG
- a CDS encoding FAD-dependent oxidoreductase has translation MEKHLVLVGGGHAHMVMLSNLHTFIDKGHTVTVIGPSDHHYYSGMGPGMLGRTYSPAEIRFATRQVVEKKGGTFILGKAVSVDPEKKAVTLESGECIPYDVVSFNAGSYVPRLNLAGTVRNVYAVKPIERLMQAQEKILELVANRKITIGILGGGPSAAEIAGNLWQLTLNAGKNKPAIKIFAGKSFMARFPEKVRSKVAASLTRRGIEILTNGYAQAVENRRIILETGEEFSLDVIFLAMGVTPNAIFRHSNLATGPDGGLLVNEFLQSTEHADIFGGGDCIYFQKHPLDKVGVYAVRQNPVLYHNVMARLEGQELQPFNPGGGYLLIFNLGGGKGLLRKKWITVGGRMAFIIKDYIDRKFMRKFQALED, from the coding sequence ATGGAAAAACATCTTGTGCTGGTCGGCGGCGGCCACGCCCACATGGTTATGCTCTCCAATCTGCACACGTTCATCGATAAGGGGCATACCGTCACGGTTATCGGCCCGTCGGACCATCACTATTATTCCGGCATGGGTCCCGGCATGCTCGGACGAACATACTCCCCGGCGGAGATTCGCTTCGCCACCCGCCAGGTGGTTGAAAAAAAAGGCGGAACCTTTATCCTGGGAAAGGCCGTCAGCGTAGATCCCGAAAAGAAGGCCGTTACCCTCGAATCCGGCGAATGCATACCCTACGATGTCGTATCGTTCAATGCCGGCAGCTATGTCCCCCGCCTCAATCTTGCCGGTACCGTCAGAAACGTGTATGCGGTCAAGCCCATCGAACGCCTGATGCAGGCCCAGGAGAAAATCCTGGAACTTGTCGCCAACCGCAAAATCACCATCGGAATCCTGGGCGGCGGCCCCTCCGCCGCCGAGATTGCCGGCAACCTGTGGCAGTTGACCCTGAATGCCGGTAAAAACAAACCCGCTATCAAAATCTTCGCCGGTAAAAGCTTCATGGCACGGTTCCCGGAAAAAGTGAGAAGCAAGGTGGCCGCATCACTCACCCGGAGGGGCATTGAGATCCTCACCAACGGATATGCTCAGGCCGTCGAAAATCGGCGCATCATTCTGGAAACCGGCGAGGAATTCAGCCTTGATGTCATTTTCCTGGCCATGGGCGTCACGCCCAACGCCATCTTCAGGCATTCGAACCTCGCTACCGGGCCGGACGGCGGCCTGCTGGTAAATGAATTCCTGCAAAGCACCGAACATGCCGATATTTTCGGCGGAGGGGACTGCATCTATTTTCAAAAGCACCCGTTGGACAAAGTCGGGGTGTATGCCGTGAGGCAAAATCCTGTGCTTTACCATAACGTCATGGCCAGGCTCGAAGGTCAGGAGCTGCAGCCTTTCAACCCGGGCGGGGGCTACCTGCTGATTTTTAACCTGGGTGGCGGAAAAGGACTTTTACGCAAAAAGTGGATCACCGTCGGCGGCCGGATGGCATTCATCATCAAAGATTATATCGACCGCAAGTTTATGCGTAAATTTCAGGCGCTGGAAGACTGA